A genomic segment from Nicotiana sylvestris chromosome 1, ASM39365v2, whole genome shotgun sequence encodes:
- the LOC104233909 gene encoding PHD finger protein ING1 isoform X1, whose protein sequence is MSFIDEFQANIEALPNHLRRKYALLRDLDKSLQGVQRQNEQRCEKEIEDMIQRIKAGNVTPDSSLIKFSDDALDEQKHAIRIADEKVALASQAYDLVDAHIQQLDQYLKKFDEELRRERDVAVVTGTPATTVENNGKSGRSGEGKGGRKKTRLATAAAATATAAAAATPSGMDLDLPVDPNEPTYCFCNQVSYGEMVACDNPNCKIEWFHYGCVGLKEQPKGKWFCADCAGTQKKRKGR, encoded by the exons ATGTCATTCATCGATGAATTTCAAGCCA ATATAGAAGCTCTTCCGAACCATTTACGGAGGAAATATGCCTTATTGCGTGATTTAGATAAAAGTCTGCAAG GAGTCCAGAGGCAAAATGAGCAACGTTGTGAGAAAGAAATAGAGGATATGATACAGCGTATTAAGGCTGGTAACGTGACACCAGACTCTTCACTAATCAAATTCTCTGATGATGCATTGGATGAGCAAAAGCATGCAATCCGAATTGCTGATGAGAAAGTTGCATTAGCTTCTCAGGCATATGATCTGGTAG ACGCTCACATTCAGCAGCTCGATCAGTACTTGAAAAAATTTGATGAAGAGCTCCGGAGAG AAAGAGATGTTGCTGTTGTTACTGGAACTCCTGCTACCACTGTTGAAAATAATGGAAAGTCCGGAAGGTCTGGTGAAGGTAAGGGAGGGCGCAAGAA AACACGTCTTGCTACAGCAGCGGCAGCTACAGCCActgcagcagcagcagcaacaccaAGTGGAATGGATTTGGATCTACCTGTTGATCCAAATGAACCAACATATTGTTTCTGCAATCAAGTTAGCTATGGTGAAATGGTTGCGTGCGACAATCCTAAT TGCAAAATAGAGTGGTTCCACTACGGCTGTGTTGGCCTTAAAGAACAGCCAAAGGGAAAATGGTTTTGCGCGGATTGTGCAGGAACACAAAAGAAGCGGAAAGGCAGATGA
- the LOC104233909 gene encoding PHD finger protein ING1 isoform X2, producing the protein MSFIDEFQANIEALPNHLRRKYALLRDLDKSLQGVQRQNEQRCEKEIEDMIQRIKAGNVTPDSSLIKFSDDALDEQKHAIRIADEKVALASQAYDLVDAHIQQLDQYLKKFDEELRRERDVAVVTGTPATTVENNGKSGRSGEEHVLLQQRQLQPLQQQQQHQVEWIWIYLLIQMNQHIVSAIKLAMVKWLRATILIAK; encoded by the exons ATGTCATTCATCGATGAATTTCAAGCCA ATATAGAAGCTCTTCCGAACCATTTACGGAGGAAATATGCCTTATTGCGTGATTTAGATAAAAGTCTGCAAG GAGTCCAGAGGCAAAATGAGCAACGTTGTGAGAAAGAAATAGAGGATATGATACAGCGTATTAAGGCTGGTAACGTGACACCAGACTCTTCACTAATCAAATTCTCTGATGATGCATTGGATGAGCAAAAGCATGCAATCCGAATTGCTGATGAGAAAGTTGCATTAGCTTCTCAGGCATATGATCTGGTAG ACGCTCACATTCAGCAGCTCGATCAGTACTTGAAAAAATTTGATGAAGAGCTCCGGAGAG AAAGAGATGTTGCTGTTGTTACTGGAACTCCTGCTACCACTGTTGAAAATAATGGAAAGTCCGGAAGGTCTGGTGAAG AACACGTCTTGCTACAGCAGCGGCAGCTACAGCCActgcagcagcagcagcaacaccaAGTGGAATGGATTTGGATCTACCTGTTGATCCAAATGAACCAACATATTGTTTCTGCAATCAAGTTAGCTATGGTGAAATGGTTGCGTGCGACAATCCTAAT TGCAAAATAG